The Ralstonia pickettii DTP0602 genome segment GCAAAATGCCGGCCTTCATGGTCACCGCGGCCCTGACGGACCGGGCGATAGCGCTCGCTTGTCCTTACTCTGCGCGCACGCCTTCCACCTGGATGGCGAGCTTCACTTCGGGCTTGAAGCCCATCTTCACGCCGTAGTCCAGGCCGAAGTCGGCGCGGTTGAAGGTACCGACGGCGTCGGCGCCGCAGGCTTCGCGCTTGAGCATCGGGTGCTGGATGCACTTGAACTCGCGGATCTCCAGCTTGACCGGCTTGGACACGCCGCGCAGCGTCAGCACGCCATCGACTTCGGTCGGCACGTCACCCTTGAACTTGGAGAACTTGCCCTTGTAGGTGGCCTCGGGGAAGGCTTCCACGTCGAACATGTCGGGGCCCTTGGCGTGCTGGTTCAGCTTGGCGTTGCCGAAATCGATCGAAGTCGCGTCGATCTTGACCTCGACCGAGCCGTTCTTGGCGGCACGGTCCAGCGTGACCACGCCGCTGGACTTGTCGAACTTGCCGCGCCAGGTCGACAGGCCGCCCAGGTGGTCGGCCTCGAAGCTCGGGTAGGTGTGGGTCGGATCGAGGTTGTACGTCACGGTATTGGCCGAAGCCAC includes the following:
- a CDS encoding polyisoprenoid-binding protein, which encodes MKLRSLVAAVAAISATAAFGVASANTVTYNLDPTHTYPSFEADHLGGLSTWRGKFDKSSGVVTLDRAAKNGSVEVKIDATSIDFGNAKLNQHAKGPDMFDVEAFPEATYKGKFSKFKGDVPTEVDGVLTLRGVSKPVKLEIREFKCIQHPMLKREACGADAVGTFNRADFGLDYGVKMGFKPEVKLAIQVEGVRAE